From the genome of Thermosynechococcus sp. NK55a:
GCAGTCCCTTGCCTGCGACATCATCTTTAACCGCCGTATTGACGTCAAAACCCTCGTCAGCGATCGCTATCCCTTGGCTCAACTAGCTGAGGCAGTGGAACGGGCAGTGCATCCCACCCCGGAAACTTACAAAATCCTCATCTATCCAGAGTCCTAATGCACGCTCTATCAATTCCCACGTGGATGGTGCATATTTCCAGTGTGCTGGAGTGGATGGCAGCCATTTGGTTTGTGGCACAACTGGATCGCCGCTGTCCAGAGCAAGGATGGCGATGGTTAGCCTGGGCAATGCTACCGGCTTTAGTGAGTGCCATGTGTGCCTGTACGTGGCATTACTTTGATAATGCAGTGACACTAGCTTGGTTGGTGGATTTGCAAGCCCTGCTCACATTCTTTGGCAACTGTACCCTCTGTGGTGCAGCGGCCTGGCTCTGGTGGCGATCCCAAAGCGCGCTGTAGCCCCCTTCTGGAGGCAAACCTTAGCAAAATTAACTGAAATTGGCAGTGCCCAAGGACTTCCAGTATCCTGTAATCAGGTTCCCCTGCCATGGGGTGTAACAAATGCAACGGTCCAGTATTGAACTTTGACATAAAACAAGGAGGAATGCTTGCCCGCCAGTCTAGCCCTAAACGCCTAAACCTCTGTGGAGGCTGCGATGGAAAGTAGTGCCGAACTCACCGCCTTGTTCGTGATCACAGTTGTTCTGGGCATTGGTGCCCAAGTGGCTGCTCACTGGCTACGGCTGCCCAGTATTGTCCTGTTGTTACTGGTAGGAATTCTCTCAGGGCCAAGTGGCTTGGGATGGGTTCATCCCGAAGTGTTAGGGGAGGGCATAGAAGTTTTGGTTCCCCTCTGTGTCGCACTCATTCTTTTTGAAGGGGGGCTGAGCTTAGATCTCAGTCGTGCCGACCAAGATATTACAGGTAGCCTGTGGAAGCTAGTGACGGTGGGGGGATTGATGACGTTTGTGGCTGGGGCAATGGCTGCCCACTGGATTGGTGAGTTCCCTTGGCAACTGGCGTTTCTCTATGCCTCCCTTGTGGTGGTGACGGGACCGACGGTTGTGGGTCCCCTGTTGCGCCAAGTGGGTGTTGAGCACAAGTTGGCGGTGATTCTGGAAGGGGAAGGTGTGCTCATTGACCCCATTGGTGCCATTCTGGCGGTCGTCGTGCTGAACGTAGTGCTCAATCAAGACCTCGGCATGGGGGCGATCGCCCTTGGTATTGGTCAGCGCTTGGCTGTAGGTGCCTTGATGGGGGGCATCGGCGGCTGGTTTCTCAGCCGTTTTCTGCGTCGCGCTTGGTTTCTCGCCGACGATCTCCGCAATTTACTGGTGCTGGCGGTTCTTTGGGGCTTGTTTTGGCTCTCGGATCAACTGGTGAGCGAGTCGGGTCTGATGATGGCGGTCGTTCTCGGCTTGGTACTGCGCTGGGGTGAAGTGCCGGGGGAGCGACTGCTGCGCCGCTTTAAGGGACAATTAAGTACCCTTTCAATTTCAGTGTTGTTTGTGCTCTTGGCTGCCGATCTGTCGATCGCGGGTCTGTTGGAGCTGGGTTGGTCGGGGGTGCTCACGGTTCTGTGTTTGATGTTGATCATTCGTCCCCTCGGCGTGGTTCTGTGCACCTGGGGCAGTGATCTCAGTTGGCAACAGAAGGCCTTCCTCAGTTGGATCGCTCCGCGGGGAATTGTGGCGGCCTCGGTGGCATCGCTCTTTGCCATTACCCTGACCAATGCTGGCATGAGTGGCGGGGATGCCATTAAGGGACAAGTCTTTCTAACGATCCTGATGACGGTGTTTGGCCAAGGCTTAACAGCGCGTTGGGTGGCCACTCAACTGCATGTCCGTGCCCAAGGGGCTTCAGGGGTGATGATTGCCGGTTGTACCCCCCTCGGTAGGCTGCTGGCGCGGATTTTGCGCGATCGCGGCGAAGAGGTAGTGATGATTGATACCGATCCAGAGGCGGTGGAGCAGGCTCGCCGTGACCACCTGCCCGTCTATCTCAGCAGTGGCCTTGACTTGAATATCTTGCAGGAGGCCGGCATTACCCAGTTGGGCACCTATTTGGCGGTTACCAGTAACACAGAGGTGAATGCCGTGTTGGCACAGCGCGTCCTCGAAGAATTTCACCCGCCACGGGTCCTGGCTGCCCTTGAGCTAGAGGATTGTCCCTTGGGGTTGAGTCCAGCCTTTGCCCTACAACTGTCGATCAAAAAATGGAATCAATATATCAACACGGAGGCAGTTCGTCTTGGGGAACTGGTCATTGAGGAGGAGCGATCGCAATTGCAACGCCAGCACCTTGACGCCTTGATACGCTCTGGAAAAGTGCTTCCCCTCCTGGTGGAACGGCCAGAGGGATTGCGGGTGGTGCGAGCCAATGAAGAGTGGCAAGTGGGCGATCGCCTGATTTACCTGCTCCACAGCCCCAAACCCCACACACTGCCGGCGGCCCTTATTTCTGGCTGGCAGATGAATACCCAAGTGGAATCAGTTCTTGTCCCCAGTGAAGCCCCTACCCCCAAAGGAACCTAATCTACAGCGCTGCGTCCATAGGAATCAGCAGAGTCGCCCCTTGGCCTGTTTTCCCTGTCAAAGCCGCTGAGGGGTCAACCCTCGCAGCTAAGTCTTTAATACCGTCTTACTTGGAGAGATTTGCAATGCAGAGCCTAGCACAGCGCAGCTTGGCCCTTCTGAGCTGCGGTTTAATGAGTTCTAGTACCCTTGCCCTTCTGGTCGCTGTTCCGGCTCAAGCCCAATCCCGTTTTACCGATACCCAAGGTATTTGGGCACAGGCCTGTATTGACCACCTTGCCAATCGCAACATTATCAGCGGCTATCCCGATGGCACATTTCGCCCCTTTGCGGCAGTCACGCGGGCTGAATACGCAGCCATGCTGGGGAAGGCGTTTCCCAATGCCCCAGTGGTACGCGCCCCCGGTACGTTTAACGATGTCCCCAGCACGTTTTGGGCAGCGAGTGCGATTCAAAACGCCACCCGTACCGGCTTTTTGAGTGGCTACCCCGGCAATGTTTTTCAGCCCAATCAAAATATTCCTCGCGTTCAGGCAATTGTTGCCCTTGCCAGCGGCTTGCAGTATCCCACACCGCCTTCTGTGGAGGGGGTCTTAGCCCAGTTCAATGATGCGGCTGCGATTCCCGCCTATGGACGAGCCGGTGTAGCTGCGGCTACAGCTAAACAGGTGGTGGTCAACTATCCCAATGTGCAAGTTTTTGGCCCTAATCAACTGGCCACCCGTGCCGATATTGCGGCATTCCTTTGTCAGGCAACCCGTGCCCCCGGTGCCCAAGCCCTTGTCCCAACACAATACATTGCGGGTGCAGTCACCACTTCACCCATTGCACTGCCGGCTGGTCAACAGATTCCGGCTCGTTTTCCCGATGCAGAGCGGATTGTTCTGAGTCCCAGTGAAACGCTTGCCCTGCGCTTGGTGACGGCTGCCGATGTCCGCGATAGTCAGGGTCGAGTCGTGATTCCCGTGGGCAGTGAAATTTTTGGCCAGATCCAGCCCGCCCAAGGAGGCTCCCAGTTTGTGGCGAATACAGTAGTGATCAATAACCGCCAGCTACCGATCGCCGCCAATTCCCAAATCATTCGCACCATTCGCGATGCCCGTGACCCCAACATTGGCAATGTCTTCCGCAATGCGGCCATTGGGTCAGCGGTGGCTGCTGGATTGTCTGGCCTGCTGGGCAATCAAAAGATTACCCCCTTGAAGGTCCTTACGGGAGCAGCAACGGGCGCAGCCATTGAAACCAATCAGGAGCGTCCGGCAACTTCAATTATTCGGGATACCCTAATTGGGGCAGCCCTTGCCACCGGTGCTTCGGCGGTGATTGGCGATCGCAAGATTACGCCCGAAAAAGTGATTACCGGTGCTGCCGCCGGTGCCACGATTGGGGGTGTGATTGATCCGGCCGTGCGGCAACTAGTGGTTGTTGATGCCAATACGGATTTGGGCCTGACCCTGACTCAGTCCTTTACTGTCCCGCAATAGAGACTAGGCACGCGCTAACCCCAGCGATCGCCCGCAGGCCTCCACTGCCTGGGCCACCGCCGCTGCCACCCGTGGATCAAACACCGAGGGAATAATATAGGCGGCCTGTAGTTCAGAGGGACTCACCAAGGCCGCAATCGCCTCCGCTGCCGCGAGGAACATCTCCTCGGTCATTCGCGGTGCCCGACAGGCAAGGGTACCCTTAAACACCCCCGGAAAGGCCAGCACATTGTTGATTTGATTCGGATAGTCACTGCGGCCGGTAGCCACCACCGCCACATGGTTAGAGATGAGTTCGGGTTGGATTTCCGGAACGGGATTGGCCATCGCAAAAACAATCGCTTCCTTGGCCATGCGCTGCACCATTTCCACGGTGAGGACGCCAGGGGCACTCAAGCCAATGAAAACATCGGCGTCCACAAGGGCATCGGCAAGGGTTCCTGTTTGGGCAACAGCAAATTCCTGTTGAGCAGGAGTTAGGTCTGCCTGCACCGAGAGAATCCCGCGGCGATTACATAAAATTAAGTCTTTGGCCCCAGCTTTGCGCAGGAGTCGTGCCACGGCAATCCCGGCTGCCCCTGCACCATTAATAACAATGCGCACCGTTTCTAAGGATTTACCCACCAATTGCAGGGCATTTTTGAGGGCAGCGAGGGTGACAATAGCAGTGCCATGCTGGTCATCGTGAAACACAGGGATATCCAATTCTTCCTGCAGACGGGCTTCTATCTCAAAGCAGCGGGGGGCACTAATATCCTCCAGGTTGATGCCCCCAAAGACAGGGGCAATCCGCTTCACAGTGGCAACGATTTCATCCACCTCTTGGGTGGCCAAGCAGATGGGAAACGCGTCCAAGCCAGCAAATTCTTGAAAGAGCATCGCTTTGCCCTCCATCACCGGTAGGGCAGCCTCTGGGCCGATATTGCCCAATCCCAACACAGCGCTCCCGTCACTGACAATGGCAATGGTATGGCTTTTAATCGTGAGTTTGTGAACCAAGTCTGGATCGTCAGCGATCGCCTGGGATACCCGACCCACACCCGGCGTATAGGCCATCGCCAGATCGTCATATCCTTGCAGAGGATGCTTGCTTTTAACGGTGATTTTGCCCCCCTCATGGAGGCGAAATGTGCGATCGCTCACCTCTAGCACTGTGGCTTGGGTGTCAGATTTGACAGCATTGACAATGGCCTCAGCATGATCGCGGCTGGCAGCCACCACCACCAGTTCCCGTAGGATTTTATTGGCGGTTTTCTCAATGAGCGTAATGGAATCCACTTGCCCGTGTTGCCCGCCAATGATCTGCAAAACAGTGCCCAATTCCGTCGGATCTAAGGAGGTCTCTAATCGCAGGGTCAGACTATAGGCAGGCGTCGGGGTTAGCTTAACCATCTAAAATTTAATGGCAAAAGGTACTGTCTGATGATAACACCTCTACCTAGCTTCCTGTGTGGGTGACAATGGGTAGTGGTTCGGCTGCGCAGGTGGCCAAAATGGCGCGATCGCTAGGGCTCAAGCGAGGCAAACTATAGAAACTGAGTAAATCAATTTCTGCTTGGTAGGGCTCTTCTTCATAGGTAGGCAGAACCGTCACCTGCAGCTGGCGATCGCCGACGGTACCCCGAAAACAATCAAAGGAGGAATTGGGCAGATAAAGCGCCCCGTAAACCTTACGATCTTGCACTGCAAAGACAATGTAACTACGACCTACTCGCTGCGGTTGGGGAGATTCACCAAAGAGGTAGAGTCCATTCGCCAACGGCAATTGATGTTCTCCTGCTAAAGGGAGTGTCGGTCCCGCGATCGCCAACCCACTGGCTGACCAAAGGGCAATAGCTCTCAGTAAAACCGACAGTGACCAGCTCAATCGTGCCAAGGCAGTCATTCTATTGTCCTACCTGAAACGAGAAATGGCTTAAACCAGCATTCTGCGGTGTCAATCTAGGGCAGGGCAGTGAGGTAACGCTGATACTTTAGATCGTGACAGGTTTATCGCGGTCTGTGGGTGGAAGTATGCCAGCAGTGGCACAGGCACAAATTGACGGAATGCTCAGGAGTGACCATTTCATCGGGAACAAGAACAGGAACACAAGCGGCCATAGGAGCGTCTAGCACGTCAAAAGCTGCTAAAGCCGCCCACATCAAGGGTTTGCGTATTATTACCGATTATTGATTGCATCAGACCCTCCCCAATGTGCATCAGACCCTCCCCAATGTAGGGAGGGAGGAGGAGATGACTATGAAACTTTCGAGAAACACAAAACTTAACTTCATTGTTACTCTTCTTTTTATCACTTTTGGCGCAACACTTTCCCTAGCCCAAACGCCCTCGAAGCGAAAGGGGCCTCCGCCCATGTTTACCCCAAACGTCATCAACGACCGGACGCTGCCGAATAAACCCGAGATTGAGGGACCGGTTGCGCCGCCAGAGCTCGAAACCCCACCCTTTCTGAAATCACCTGTGCCGCCGCGTCAACCGGAGCCGCTACCCATACCCGATGAGATCGAGGAGCGCCAAGCCTCACCCGACTTGAGGAGTGCTCCCCAAAAGCCCTGTCCAAAGACCATTGTCCTCCAGGCGCCCCCGCCCCCGACCACCACGCCCTATGGCCCGGACTTCCCTAGCACACCCGGTCCGCAATGGATAGAGCCGAACTTCAACGGTACGACACCAAACCGCCAGGTGCGGCATACTTTCCAGTGGCAGGGCTGCAAAGAATGCTGCTGCGAGGTGCAAAAGGCTAAGCTAGTGGTCACCCTCAAGGCGCTACAGAATGGCCAATCGCACCAAAGCCCTGATGCAGGTAATGACAGCATCTCCCTCTGGAAAAACGGCAGTGTGTTGTACTGGCAGTACCTGTGGCCCAACACTGGGGTGAGTGCCGGCACGACAACAACCCTCACGATTCCGATTGCGCCCTCTTGGCTGAACGGCTACCGGCTGAGCTTCCTGGTTCAAGACGATACGGCGGTGCTAAATGCTAAGCTGGTCGTCACTGGCTGCTGTGTGAAGCCCAACATTCAACCATAATCCAAACCATAATCCACTTTTCCACTTTTCCTAGGCGCCCTGAGGGCGCCTGTTTTTTGCCTGAACTGCTGTAGTCAGCTATTACAGTTGACTGAGAGGGAAGGATTAATTTCTTTTTAATCTCCATATATTTTAAGTCCGATAGAAAACGTTAATTTTCTTTGCAAAGTCCTCGGTTGTGTAGCCTGGATCGCACAGAGAAATCAAGGCAAAAGGCTATCATGATTGTCAAATTGCGTCTGAGTTCGGGTTATGACACTGTACATCGGCAACCTCTCCTACGAGGCCACTGAAAACGATCTTCGCGAAGTTTTTGAAAAATATGGTGCCATTCGCCGGATTGTGTTGCCGGTGGATCGCGAAACCGGTAAGCGACGGGGCTTTGCTTTTGTTGAACTGGCAGATGAAACTCAGGAGGCCGTTGCCATTGATGATCTTGATGGTGCTACATGGCTAGGGCGAGTCCTGAAAGTGAACAAGGCCAAGCCAAAACAGGCGGGGGGGCAGGCAAACTCTTCCTTATAAGGGCATACTGGTAGGGAAGTGCTGTTCACTTTTGCTGCTATGCCTCGACGTTCGCCATCTCCACCGCGTCCCCGTCCCCAAACTCGTCGTCCGCCAGAGCCAGAATCCAAGTCAGCGGTGAACACCCGTACCTTGGCAATCTTAGGTGGCGTTTTCATTATTGGGGTTGGCGTTGGCGTCACCTTTAGCAAAACCACGACCCTTAACCCCGATAATGTGGCCTCGACGCAGTTTATTGATCAAGCAGCACCCAATCCCGATATTTGCGTGCAATTTGGTGCGAGCGCGATCGCGGTGGATACGCGGATTTTTGTGACCTTTAATCCCTTTTCAGTTTTTGTGTCCCAACCCTCTATGCAACCGGGCTGTGTTCTGCGGGCCAATAACGTTGCCCTCCTAGAACAGCGACAACTCATTACGGGTGAACAGTTGCGCAGTTGTCGCCAACGGCTGAATACCTTTGGCTATGTCGGCAACCTAGACGCCAAGCCTGAAATTAGCTGTGTCTATCAGAGCACAACGGATAAAAACCTCTTCCTCAAACTCTCAGGCTTGGGTAATGGTGCTGCGGGTGAAACCGGTAATTTCTAGGACGCAACCATGAAGGCGATGAAGTGGCCACGGCTACGCTGGCGTGCAAGTCAGGGTGTACAACGCTTGGGTACAGCCTTTCTCTTAGCGGGTCAAGTCACCTATCATTTGCTGCGGGGGCGGATTGCTCTGCGGAACTTGATTGAGCAAATGGCTTTGGTGGGGCCTGCTTCCCTCAGTGTTGCCCTGATTACAGCCGCTTTTGTGGGTATGGTGTTTACGATTCAGGTCGCCCGTGAATTTATTACCTTTGGTGCCACCTCTGCGGTAGGTGGGGTGCTGGCGATCGCCCTTGCACGGGAACTAGGGCCTGTGCTGACAGCAGTGGTGCTCGCCGGGCGGGTGGGCTCCGCCTTTGCGGCTGAAATTGGGACTATGAAAGTCACTGAGCAGATTGACGCCCTCTATATGTTAGGCACTGATCCCGTAGATTACTTGGTGGTGCCACGGTTTATTGCCTGTGTGCTCATGTTGCCAATTCTTAATATCTTAGCCCTGGTAACGGGCTTGTGGGGGGGCTTGATTATTGCTGATTATCTCTACGGTATTCCCCGGGCGATCTATATTGAGTCCATTCAGAACTTTCTGCAAACTTGGGATCTTTGGAGCTCAATTATCAAATCGGGCATTTTTGGTGGTGTGGTGGCCATCATTGGCTGCAATTGGGGCATTACAACCACAGGGGGCGCCAAGGGCGTCGGTCAATCCACCACGGCGGCGGTGGTGATCTCGCTCCTGGCCATTTTTATTCTCAACTTTTTCCTGTCTTGGGCACTCTTTGGCGGCAACAGTAGCCTCGTACCCCCGTTGTAGAGGGTTGGCCGATGGAACTGCGAGTCGGACAAGGCTGGCGGGTGGGCCGGCGCAGTGATCAACACTATGCAGGTCTAGTGGGGGCAGAGGATTGGGCCACCGAACTCACTGACAGCGAGTTTAGGGCATTTGTGGAGTTATTTCGCCAACTCCATGGGCAGCTGCAGGCGATCGCCCCGGAATTGATGCCCGAGGAAATGATTACCCTCAGTGGTAGCAACGACGCGGTGCACTTGGAATTGGAGGGCTATCCCCATGCCTATAGCCTGCATCTGATTGTGTTGGGCGATCGCCGTGTTGAGGGTACATGGCCTGCCCCTGTGCCCCCCGACTTTCTCCTTGCCTGCTGTGAACTCGAGCACAGGATTGCGAAGGAGCAAAGTTTACAATAGAAAACATCCTTCTCGGTTGCGATCGCCCCTATGACCTCTGCGAAATCCCCGAAGGTCAGCCCCCCCTTGGCGGCACTGGTCAACACCATCAAACAGTTACAACAGCAAGAGCAAATTGGGGGACTCATTGCTCCTTTGGTGAGCTTTGCCCAAGAAGCCCTTGGCATGTCCTTTCTTTGGTTGGGGCTGTACAATGAAGGCTCCAAACAACTCATTGGCCAAGGGGGCACAACGCCCCTCGGTGATCATCCCTTTCTCAAACAGAAACTGACCCTTGCTGCAGGCAGCCTTCTCGATCAGGTGTTGATGAACCGCAAGCCCATTAGTTTGCCCAGTCTCAAGGAAGAACCTCGCCTAGGAGAATTACGGGAAGCCGCTACCCGTTTGGGTATTGAAGGCACCGCTATCTATCCCATTGTCCGCCATCGTCAACCCCTTGGCATTCTTATAATTGGCTCCACCACATGGGGCGATACACTGCGGGGAGATGATTTGGCCCACATGAGCCTCCTAGTCAGTACCCTGGGCCCGGAACTGGAACGCCTAACAGCGACCAAAGCAACGAAAGCGGTACCAGAAGCAAAGCAAGCGGCTGCTCCCACAATTACCAGTGATGACCCCATACGCCATCTGCTGCAGGAGGCCAGCCGTGCCAATAGCTTCGGCCAACGTATTGAAGCGCTGTTGCTGGCAGTACACCAATTTTCTCAACCTCAACGTACCAGCCTCTTTTGGCGAGATTTGGAGCAACCCCTCTATCGGCGGCGTAGTTACACTGTGGGTAAACCCCAGGGCCGCGAGAGCCAGCGGCAACCCCTAGCGATTACGCAGCAGGAGTTAGCCGGTTGTTATACTGCCTTTGCCAGTGGCCAAATCGTGAGCGTCAGCGATAGTCAAAGTGTCGTCAGTGCCACCGCACCCTTGCGGCTGATGCAAATGCTCAACTGCCGTGCCCTTCTGGCAACCCCGATTCTGGTGGGCACGGATGTCGTGGGCTTTCTCACATTCGAGCGCAATGAGCCTTACCCTTGGAACGACAACGAGAAGAAACTCCTGCAAGTCACCGCAGAGCTATTGGCCTTGGCAGCGCCCACTGAACGCCTGGAACATCTCTTGGCCCAAACCCGGCATGCCCAAAGCTTGGCGAGTGAGTTGGCTCAAGCCATCTGTGAGGAGCAGGACTGGAGGCGGGTGCTCCACCGGGCGGGCGAAAAGTTAGCGGCGGATCTAGGGGCGCAGTGGGTCTTTTTGCTGACCTATAACTCCCTGACCCAAGCCTTTGATGTCCTGTTTCAGTATCCCGCTCCCCGGGGGCGCGATCGCCATCCGCCCTTCCCGCCATTGCCAAAAATGGATTGGCAGCTTCTGGAAACAGCCACAACCGCCATTGCCCTTGAGGACTACAGCAATGAATTGCGCCTTTACTCTTGGAGGGAGGTTCTCAGCAAGCTGAATATCCAGTCCCTTCTGGTGGCAACCACCACCCCTGGCCATTCCTTGGAGGCGCTGCTGCTGGCGGGGCGCACTGAACCCACCGTTTGGGGCAAAAGTCAGCAAACTCTTGTGCAGGAGGTGGCTCGTATCCTTGGCCTGATTAGCCATCAGTGGCAACTGCAAAACACCAATACGCAGCAGGAGCAGGTACGATCGGCAATGTTGGCGGGGTTAAGGGCCCTGCAACGCACCCAAAACCTCGAGCGTCTTGAAATGACGGGCTTGCAGCAGCTCATGAATTTGATGCAGGTGCCCCTTGTGGCTTTAGTGACTTGGCGACCCGGTCAAACCGTTGGCTCAATTGTGGCACCGCCCCCCAGCCATCCCAAGTTTGCCATTCGCAACGACACTGAGATTGCCATCTACGAGGATCCCTTGATCCACAGTGCCCTGATGGCCTCCCAAGCCGACGTCAGTGGCAATCCCTACGCTTGGTTGATTCAAACCACGGCCGCTGAACTGGATCCCCGTACCCGTGAGTGGCTGTCAGGCCCAGACATGGGCCAGATTTTGGCGATCGCCCTGCGCACTGATCCAGAATATGAACCGTCGGGAGTGCTGATTGTTGCCGATCGCCGCGATCGCCTCTGGTCAACCTTGCACCTAGAGGCCTTCATTACCCTTGTCAACCATTTAGCTTGGGCACACCGCAGCACCTCCCTCATTCAGATGCTCACCCAAGGCTGGCAGACCCTTGAAACCCTCAACTGGTACAAACACCGTCGCCTTGAACAGGTCTATGGTCAACTCGCGAGTCTCTGCAATCAGTTGACGCAATGGGTTCAGCAGCACCCCGAGGCAGATTCACTGCTGCGGCGGTTGGGCACGCTCCTGCAAACCCAGCTGGAATCTCTCCATCCTCTCTTGAGCCATGAGGTGTGGCAACTGGACAAAGCCACCCAGACAGCAGGCCTAGCGGTAGTCCTCAAGCGAGTGATGGATCGCATTGAAAACTGGAAGCAGCGCAAACAACTGTGGATTCAAGTTCACAATCAACCTGTGCTCACCCTCAATGGTGACCTTAGCAAGCTGGAGTTAATCCTCTATGAATTGCTGCTTTTTGCCTGCCAGCGATCGCCCTCCCAAGGCCGCATTGACATTTGGTGCCAGCAAATGGAAGGTATGGGTCAGGGGGGGAAAATGGAGTCTTGGCTGGAACTCTCCATTACCGACAATGGGGAAGTGGAGCCACAGTTACTCATTAAACTGCACCAACTGGAGCATCTTGACTGGCTTGCTCCCTCTAGCCTTGATCAGCCCCCCGGGCGCCACCTCAAAATTTGCTGCCATCTTTGTCAACGCCTAGGCTACAGCCTCGACATGTATAAGTTAGAAGATGGCCGCTTCCTGAGTCGTCTGCTCATTCCCCTAAATAATGGCGACACGGGTACCTTCGAACTGCAATCTTCACAGCCACGCCAATGACCCCCAGCACGATCGCCCTTCTGGGGCTCCCCAACACTGGTAAATCGACATTTTTCAATCGCATTGCTGCTGCCCGTGCCCATGTGGGCAACTGGCCGGGGATTACCGTGGACTTAGCAGAAGCCGAGATTTTCCTCAATGGTGAGAGGGTTAAGCTGGTGGATTTACCGGGCATCTACGATCTGGCGGGGACAGCTGCCGATGAAACCATTGTGCGTGAGTTTTTCCAACGCGTGCCGGTGCGGTTGGTGTTAGTGATTCTCAATGCCAGTCAGATTCAGCATCAATTGCGCTTAGCCCTTCAGGTGAAGGCTTGGGGGCTACCCATGGTGGTGCTTTTGAATATGGCTGATGAAGCTCGGCAACTGGGGATTCAGATTAATACTGAGAAGTTGAGCGATCGCCTGGGGGTGCCCGTCGTTGCTCTCAGTGCCAAATACGGTGGTGGCTATTGGGAGGCCTACGAAACCATTTGCCATGCTCTCAAGGAAGCACCTATTCCCCAAGACCCGCTCCTCCAGCCAACGTTGCCAGAGCTTGATTTGGGAGCGATCGCCCCCCTATTGGCGGACACCGTCACTTTCCCCAGTCGCACCGTTCGCAGACTAACCGAGCAATTGGATCACTGGTTGCTACACCCCCTGTGGGGATTGCCCCTCTTTTTTGGGGGGCTATACCTTGTCTTTCAAGGGGTATGGGTACTGGGCCTAGGGCTTCAAGGCTGGCTCAGTGACACCTTTGAAGCCTTTCAGGCACAGGTGCTGGCGCCATTCTTCGCAGGGCTTCCCCCCTTGCTCAGCAGTTTGCTAATCGAGGGCATCTATGGCGGCATGACCACAGTGGCAGCGTTTGTGCCCTTAGTAACCATCTTCTTTATTGTGATGGCGATCGTCGAGGACAGTGGCTACCTGGCCCGTGCTGCTTATCTCATGGATGGCTTGATGGCA
Proteins encoded in this window:
- a CDS encoding S-layer homology domain-containing protein, whose translation is MSSSTLALLVAVPAQAQSRFTDTQGIWAQACIDHLANRNIISGYPDGTFRPFAAVTRAEYAAMLGKAFPNAPVVRAPGTFNDVPSTFWAASAIQNATRTGFLSGYPGNVFQPNQNIPRVQAIVALASGLQYPTPPSVEGVLAQFNDAAAIPAYGRAGVAAATAKQVVVNYPNVQVFGPNQLATRADIAAFLCQATRAPGAQALVPTQYIAGAVTTSPIALPAGQQIPARFPDAERIVLSPSETLALRLVTAADVRDSQGRVVIPVGSEIFGQIQPAQGGSQFVANTVVINNRQLPIAANSQIIRTIRDARDPNIGNVFRNAAIGSAVAAGLSGLLGNQKITPLKVLTGAATGAAIETNQERPATSIIRDTLIGAALATGASAVIGDRKITPEKVITGAAAGATIGGVIDPAVRQLVVVDANTDLGLTLTQSFTVPQ
- a CDS encoding NAD-dependent malic enzyme; protein product: MVKLTPTPAYSLTLRLETSLDPTELGTVLQIIGGQHGQVDSITLIEKTANKILRELVVVAASRDHAEAIVNAVKSDTQATVLEVSDRTFRLHEGGKITVKSKHPLQGYDDLAMAYTPGVGRVSQAIADDPDLVHKLTIKSHTIAIVSDGSAVLGLGNIGPEAALPVMEGKAMLFQEFAGLDAFPICLATQEVDEIVATVKRIAPVFGGINLEDISAPRCFEIEARLQEELDIPVFHDDQHGTAIVTLAALKNALQLVGKSLETVRIVINGAGAAGIAVARLLRKAGAKDLILCNRRGILSVQADLTPAQQEFAVAQTGTLADALVDADVFIGLSAPGVLTVEMVQRMAKEAIVFAMANPVPEIQPELISNHVAVVATGRSDYPNQINNVLAFPGVFKGTLACRAPRMTEEMFLAAAEAIAALVSPSELQAAYIIPSVFDPRVAAAVAQAVEACGRSLGLARA
- a CDS encoding RNA-binding protein, which produces MTLYIGNLSYEATENDLREVFEKYGAIRRIVLPVDRETGKRRGFAFVELADETQEAVAIDDLDGATWLGRVLKVNKAKPKQAGGQANSSL
- a CDS encoding MlaE family lipid ABC transporter permease subunit: MKAMKWPRLRWRASQGVQRLGTAFLLAGQVTYHLLRGRIALRNLIEQMALVGPASLSVALITAAFVGMVFTIQVAREFITFGATSAVGGVLAIALARELGPVLTAVVLAGRVGSAFAAEIGTMKVTEQIDALYMLGTDPVDYLVVPRFIACVLMLPILNILALVTGLWGGLIIADYLYGIPRAIYIESIQNFLQTWDLWSSIIKSGIFGGVVAIIGCNWGITTTGGAKGVGQSTTAAVVISLLAIFILNFFLSWALFGGNSSLVPPL
- a CDS encoding DUF1818 family protein, coding for MELRVGQGWRVGRRSDQHYAGLVGAEDWATELTDSEFRAFVELFRQLHGQLQAIAPELMPEEMITLSGSNDAVHLELEGYPHAYSLHLIVLGDRRVEGTWPAPVPPDFLLACCELEHRIAKEQSLQ
- a CDS encoding DUF3172 domain-containing protein is translated as MPRRSPSPPRPRPQTRRPPEPESKSAVNTRTLAILGGVFIIGVGVGVTFSKTTTLNPDNVASTQFIDQAAPNPDICVQFGASAIAVDTRIFVTFNPFSVFVSQPSMQPGCVLRANNVALLEQRQLITGEQLRSCRQRLNTFGYVGNLDAKPEISCVYQSTTDKNLFLKLSGLGNGAAGETGNF
- a CDS encoding DUF2499 domain-containing protein, yielding MHALSIPTWMVHISSVLEWMAAIWFVAQLDRRCPEQGWRWLAWAMLPALVSAMCACTWHYFDNAVTLAWLVDLQALLTFFGNCTLCGAAAWLWWRSQSAL
- a CDS encoding sodium:proton antiporter; this translates as MESSAELTALFVITVVLGIGAQVAAHWLRLPSIVLLLLVGILSGPSGLGWVHPEVLGEGIEVLVPLCVALILFEGGLSLDLSRADQDITGSLWKLVTVGGLMTFVAGAMAAHWIGEFPWQLAFLYASLVVVTGPTVVGPLLRQVGVEHKLAVILEGEGVLIDPIGAILAVVVLNVVLNQDLGMGAIALGIGQRLAVGALMGGIGGWFLSRFLRRAWFLADDLRNLLVLAVLWGLFWLSDQLVSESGLMMAVVLGLVLRWGEVPGERLLRRFKGQLSTLSISVLFVLLAADLSIAGLLELGWSGVLTVLCLMLIIRPLGVVLCTWGSDLSWQQKAFLSWIAPRGIVAASVASLFAITLTNAGMSGGDAIKGQVFLTILMTVFGQGLTARWVATQLHVRAQGASGVMIAGCTPLGRLLARILRDRGEEVVMIDTDPEAVEQARRDHLPVYLSSGLDLNILQEAGITQLGTYLAVTSNTEVNAVLAQRVLEEFHPPRVLAALELEDCPLGLSPAFALQLSIKKWNQYINTEAVRLGELVIEEERSQLQRQHLDALIRSGKVLPLLVERPEGLRVVRANEEWQVGDRLIYLLHSPKPHTLPAALISGWQMNTQVESVLVPSEAPTPKGT